A stretch of Arctopsyche grandis isolate Sample6627 chromosome 9, ASM5162203v2, whole genome shotgun sequence DNA encodes these proteins:
- the mRpS10 gene encoding mitochondrial ribosomal protein S10 — translation MNIIKNSISRIGRLQVFIPRLLINEASYCTAAENASLANVSSALPPVSEPDKLYKRVELEIRSNEPAVLKSYSWFAKTSAEHLGIEVGENRTQRIAHKERYTLLKSVHVHKKHRVQYEIRTHFHFLHLHRITGSTCDTLLEYIERNLPEGVAMKITKIEMQRLPEYLSTPPTTNKEN, via the exons ATGAACATTATAAAG AATTCGATATCTCGAATTGGGCGATTGCAAGTTTTTATACCAAGATTGTTGATAAATGAGGCATCATATTGTACAGCTGCCGAAAATGCATCATTGGCCAACGTCAGCTCTGCCTTACCTCCGGTATCCGAACCCGACAAACTATACAAAAGGGTAGAGCTGGAAATAAGGTCGAACGAACCTGCCGTTCTTAAAAGTTATTCCTGGTTTGCTAAGACATCAGCTGAACATCTGGGAATCGAAGTTGGCgaaaa TCGAACCCAGAGAATAGCCCACAAAGAACGATATACGCTACTCAAATCCGTGCATGTTCACAAGAAGCACAGGGTACAGTACGAAATTAGGACACATTTTCACTTTTTACATTTGCACCGAATCACCGGTTCAACGTGTGATACGTTGCTCGAGTACATTGAGAGAAACTTACCTGAAGGTGTAGCtatgaaaattacaaaaattgaaatGCAAAGACTCCCAGAGTACTTGTCTACTCCTCCGACTACCAACAAAGAAAATTAA